A genomic region of Chionomys nivalis chromosome 12, mChiNiv1.1, whole genome shotgun sequence contains the following coding sequences:
- the LOC130884802 gene encoding 60S ribosomal protein L36a, translated as MVNVPKTRRTFCKKCGKHQPHKVTQYKKGKDSLYAQGKRRYDRKQSGYGGQTKPIFRKKAKTTKKIVLRLECVEPNCRSKRMLAIKRCKHFELGGDKKRKGQVIQF; from the coding sequence ATGGTGAACGTTCCTAAGACCCGCCGGACATTCTGCAAGAAATGTGGCAAGCACCAACCCCACAAAGTGACCCAGTACAAGAAGGGCAAAGATTCTTTGTATGCCCAGGGAAAGCGGCGTTATGACAGGAAACAGAGTGGCTATGGTGGGCAGACTAAGCCTATTTTCCGCAAAAAGGCGAAAACTACAAAGAAGATTGTGCTGAGACTGGAATGTGTGGAGCCCAACTGCAGATCTAAGAGGATGCTGGCTATTAAGAGATGCAAGCATTTTGAACTGGGTggtgataagaagagaaagggccaAGTGATCCAGTTCTAA